CACCACGTGTCTCCACGCGAAAGTCGATATGTGAGGGAAGGGATGATTTGAGCAGATAAGGCCACGACTTCTGCCTAACGTCATTAAAGCTGGAGGCTGCTGAGCCCCCCAGCACTGTGATTGATTGCAATCTCTCCAAGAATATTCTCCGTAACCACCGATGAATCGGTTGTAGGCGTGTGTGTATGTAAATGCGCAGACACGACTGCAGGTGGAGAGTTGGCAACTGGCAAGAATATTGAAGAGTGGATATGTGAAAGATTTATATATGTGACATCACTTGCTCGCACAGTCTTACGTTTAGTATGTGCAACATCAACCGAGAGTGATTTATCAGGAGTTACATATTTCTTATAGGTTGCATAGGTGCGATGCTTTTCAGGAATTGAATTTGCACCTTCGTTGCTCTTAAGCTCTGCTTGGTGAAGCAGAGCGTGTCCATCAACCGCACTGTCTGTGACAAGATGCTGATCCACAATCAGTGAAGTGAAATTAACTTGAGCTTCAGATGCGCCTGTGAACACGCGGGCTGTAACCGATAAAAGCATGACGAAGAGAAAGAACCCTCTAAATCTCTTAAACATTCGTGGCATAGCTAATGGTAGGTAGGGGGGGTGAGATAGGTCTGCTACGAATCTTGAGAGAAGAGTAAGAAATGGGCGGATTTAGCCCTTTCTAGCCCTATCAGCGCCTGCCGATAGACTCACCTCATGCCTGCAAGCCTTCCAACCCCTGCTGCTCCAGCGCAGGATGCTCGCCGTGGAGTCCTTGCAATCCCAGCCTTTCGCAAGCTCTGGAACTCGATGCTCTTCTCATCCCTTGGTGATTGGCTCGGCCTTCTTGCAACTACAGCCCTTGCACAACAACTCTCTGGTGGTTCTTATGCCACAGCAAACTTTGCAATCGCAGGAGTCTTTATCGCTCGTCTCTTACCGGCTGTCTTTCTTGGACCAATAGCTGGAGTAATCGCAGATCGCTTTGATCGCCGCAGATTGATGGTTTCAGTTGATGTGATGCGAGCTGGGCTCTATATCTCTATTCCAATCGTTCACACATACTTCTGGCTCTACACCGCAATGATTCTCGTTGAGTGCCTCACTCTCTTCTGGTCACCTGCCAAAGAGGCATCAGTTCCCAACCTTGTCCCACGTGACAAGCTTGAAAACGCAAATCAAGTCTCACTATTGGCCGCCTATGGCACAGCACCTATTGCTGCAATCCTCTTCTCACTTCTCACACTTCTCTCTGGTGCTATTGCAGCAATTAGTCCACTCTTACCAAGTAACTCAGTTGATATTGCTCTCTATATCAATGCACTCTCATTCCTCTTTGCTGCATGGACAATCCGTGGCCTCAAAGAGATTCCAAAGGGTTCAGCATCTAAATCAAACAAGGATGAGAACGTAGGACAATCACTGATTCAAGGATGGAAAGCCGTCTCTGAATCTAAAATTATCCGCGGCCTCATCATCGGAATGGTCGGTGCATTCTCAGCAGCTGGCGCTGTTATCGGCCTTGCTCGCACATTCGTGGGCGACCTCGGTGGCGGAGATGCTGCATACGGTGTTCTCTTTGGTTCTGTCTTTACCGGTCTTGCAATTGGTATTGCATTTGGCCCAAAAGTATTTGCACAGTTCTCACGTCGCAGGCTTTTTGGAGCATCGCTCACAACATCAGGTGTATTCCTTGTTCTCTTAGCTCTTATCTCAAACCTAGTTCTCTCAGTGATAATCGTTGCAATCCTTGGTGCCTTCAGCGGAATTGCCTGGGTCACTGGCTTCACCATGCTTGGCATGGAGGTCCATGATGATGTGCGCGGCCGCACCTTCGCCTTCGTACAATCATTGATCCGCATTACTTTGGTAGCTGTTCTCGC
The genomic region above belongs to Candidatus Planktophila dulcis and contains:
- the tmk gene encoding dTMP kinase, whose amino-acid sequence is MPASLPTPAAPAQDARRGVLAIPAFRKLWNSMLFSSLGDWLGLLATTALAQQLSGGSYATANFAIAGVFIARLLPAVFLGPIAGVIADRFDRRRLMVSVDVMRAGLYISIPIVHTYFWLYTAMILVECLTLFWSPAKEASVPNLVPRDKLENANQVSLLAAYGTAPIAAILFSLLTLLSGAIAAISPLLPSNSVDIALYINALSFLFAAWTIRGLKEIPKGSASKSNKDENVGQSLIQGWKAVSESKIIRGLIIGMVGAFSAAGAVIGLARTFVGDLGGGDAAYGVLFGSVFTGLAIGIAFGPKVFAQFSRRRLFGASLTTSGVFLVLLALISNLVLSVIIVAILGAFSGIAWVTGFTMLGMEVHDDVRGRTFAFVQSLIRITLVAVLAIAPIIAATIGVHRYEFQTIVLNYNGAQITILIAGLIAVLIGSVSYHQMKDRPTVSLWSDILAALQGELGAITGAQAKGIFIAFEGGEGTGKSTQSKLLQKWLEQEGETVVLSREPGGTDLGKDLRKILLGHETGVISPRAEALLYAADRAHHVFSVIRPGLDRGDVVITDRYFDSSAAYQGAGRVLNPSEVARISRWATESLYPTLTILIDVPAEVGLSRLQSRDRLEAEPTEFHERVRQEFLQIAIMDPERYFVVDGTQSVEEIHTQIIARVAELPALKRNAQGPQQNKFLKPIRIATHAVTTTVTRAAKASKSATIKKKK